A region of Sandaracinaceae bacterium DNA encodes the following proteins:
- a CDS encoding acetyltransferase: MSTEETNMFDSPFAHGARPLLLASLALGLTACVDGLPPPDPEPAELAVGESRDVELRFLRFDVTDFEQTLTREDILAFPRDVQDRLWLLDLDLRSGPTTPRLLDSALEAIKDVNPAELSPAARNMQALLRMTPETAQLEGTALEQLIGLAPLLGLAPAQVLADLLGVDVEDEILTPAAVSQTVLENVIAVHPNTQTRLGPRSPDNPEGIYPVTPGTLPLTLADAADNFASLSRRYGPVFIDGVYHPGFISGASRARVLEDGFSITVRANANALPYKGVDLSNGGVASVNSVRSQIEDLFDFGDPRWLTIDGLVPGDPVIEELTFRMVEDERFIFGGRAPLPAGEGDSFGWTLPRWTLEYVILSGARSTFASQSASVSYRQPDREDPLFLAQVVDGYQTIDVVGGVGAPPAPSYLWDLLLEVAQTRLHDGGLAEGDADVEFTLRDVPVGTDTALIEQTMRDNLASDPNSLLDIAQQLIDSTRGEADFYYVRSEPREGASEGEDWLFYVEEDDIARGDDGQLVRPYDYANPGFFADAELRVRVSSRDEAARDTRHEKVRIAPGDVLYVAGTGTTVYQLEVLDKPSLGRIAIRITRVR, translated from the coding sequence ATGAGCACCGAGGAGACGAACATGTTCGATTCACCCTTCGCACACGGGGCGCGCCCGCTGCTGCTCGCCAGCCTGGCCCTCGGGCTCACCGCGTGCGTCGACGGGCTACCACCGCCGGACCCGGAGCCCGCGGAGCTGGCGGTGGGGGAGAGCCGCGACGTCGAGCTGCGCTTCCTGCGCTTCGACGTGACCGACTTCGAGCAGACGCTGACCCGCGAAGACATCCTCGCGTTCCCGCGTGACGTCCAAGACCGGCTCTGGCTACTGGACCTCGACCTGCGCAGCGGGCCCACGACGCCGCGCCTCTTGGACAGCGCGCTCGAGGCCATCAAGGACGTGAACCCGGCGGAGCTCAGCCCGGCCGCGCGCAACATGCAGGCGCTGCTACGCATGACGCCCGAGACGGCGCAGCTCGAAGGCACGGCGCTGGAGCAGCTGATCGGGCTCGCCCCGCTGTTGGGCCTGGCCCCGGCGCAGGTGCTCGCGGACCTGCTCGGGGTCGACGTGGAGGACGAGATCCTCACGCCCGCCGCGGTCTCGCAGACCGTGCTGGAGAACGTCATCGCGGTGCACCCGAACACGCAGACGCGCCTCGGGCCGCGCTCCCCGGACAACCCGGAGGGCATCTACCCGGTCACGCCGGGGACCCTGCCGCTCACGCTCGCAGACGCAGCCGACAACTTCGCGAGCCTCTCGCGGCGCTACGGTCCGGTGTTCATCGACGGGGTCTACCACCCGGGCTTCATCTCGGGCGCATCGCGTGCCCGCGTGCTCGAGGACGGGTTCTCCATCACCGTGCGGGCGAACGCGAACGCCCTGCCGTACAAGGGCGTGGACCTGAGCAACGGCGGGGTCGCCAGCGTCAACTCGGTGCGCAGCCAGATCGAGGATCTCTTCGACTTTGGCGATCCGCGCTGGCTGACCATCGATGGCCTGGTGCCGGGTGACCCGGTCATCGAGGAGCTGACCTTCCGCATGGTGGAGGACGAGCGCTTCATCTTCGGGGGGCGCGCGCCCTTGCCCGCCGGCGAGGGGGACTCGTTCGGGTGGACGCTGCCGCGCTGGACGCTCGAGTACGTGATCCTGTCCGGCGCGCGCAGCACCTTCGCGTCGCAGTCGGCCTCGGTGAGCTACCGCCAGCCCGACCGCGAGGACCCGCTGTTCCTCGCGCAGGTGGTGGACGGCTACCAGACCATCGACGTGGTGGGCGGCGTGGGCGCACCGCCGGCGCCTTCGTATCTGTGGGACCTGCTGCTCGAGGTGGCGCAGACGCGCCTGCACGACGGCGGGCTGGCCGAGGGCGACGCCGACGTGGAGTTCACGCTGCGTGACGTGCCGGTGGGAACGGACACGGCGCTGATCGAGCAGACCATGCGCGACAACCTCGCGTCGGACCCGAACTCACTGCTGGACATCGCGCAGCAGCTGATCGACAGCACGCGCGGCGAGGCCGACTTCTACTACGTGCGCAGCGAGCCGCGCGAGGGCGCTTCAGAGGGCGAGGACTGGCTCTTCTACGTGGAGGAGGACGACATCGCGCGCGGGGACGACGGCCAGCTGGTGCGTCCGTACGACTACGCGAACCCCGGCTTCTTCGCAGACGCCGAGCTGCGCGTGCGTGTGAGCAGCCGAGACGAGGCCGCGCGTGACACGCGCCACGAGAAGGTGCGCATCGCCCCGGGCGACGTCCTCTACGTCGCGGGCACGGGCACCACCGTCTACCAGCTCGAGGTCTTGGACAAGCCGAGCCTCGGCCGCATCGCCATCCGCATCACGAGGGTCCGATGA
- a CDS encoding outer membrane protein transport protein: protein MKLPADTMRWHGRALACLALAALLGPNPLRAQGLATAPVGTGDASAATVDPTAVHFNPAMTAYANDGGHIFLGGNLVFGRIRYQREYRGTYQRSDSLDFALPVDPSAIDQGRTGRAEAVEARPIALAPSAFVTLPLGDSGLVAGFGAYAPYAAVIDFDDDGPQRFQLQQATIATVFFTPTLAYRFHDAFTLGAGVSYVLGFAELSRVQDFATVDDVAQALANPPIAQANDFGPNAPVGVRELDVMARRIVLRRGFAHAITFNVGIGSEPVEGLRLGLTYQHSAPMDFRGRFELDMDDDFFTQDLASQGLAYQPRVRGDAVLSFPLPRSLRFAASYDVSEQVGLGVDVAYTFWSMVEDFKVTLRSPDLAQPAVGIPDTTTVRLPRRWRNTLGLDGILRWAPRPDLRFWLRGGYRQAASPDSTIDAASPDGDRLVGGLGGAYRVSGNVSLLVDLGVQHVLERHVVGSDFDLANGTYNMTLVHGGLSLLVDLSPR, encoded by the coding sequence ATGAAACTCCCGGCCGACACCATGCGCTGGCATGGGCGCGCGCTGGCGTGCCTCGCCTTGGCCGCGCTGCTCGGCCCGAACCCGCTGCGCGCCCAGGGGCTCGCGACCGCTCCGGTCGGCACGGGCGACGCGTCCGCCGCGACGGTGGACCCCACCGCCGTGCACTTCAACCCCGCCATGACGGCCTACGCGAACGACGGGGGGCACATCTTCCTCGGCGGCAACTTGGTCTTCGGTCGCATCCGCTACCAGCGCGAGTACCGCGGGACCTATCAGCGCTCCGACTCGCTCGACTTCGCCCTACCCGTCGATCCGTCCGCCATCGACCAGGGGCGCACGGGACGCGCCGAGGCGGTGGAGGCGCGCCCCATCGCGCTCGCGCCTTCGGCGTTCGTCACGCTGCCTCTCGGGGACTCGGGCTTGGTCGCCGGGTTTGGCGCCTACGCGCCGTACGCCGCCGTGATCGACTTCGACGACGACGGACCGCAGCGCTTTCAGCTGCAGCAGGCCACCATCGCCACGGTCTTCTTCACGCCGACGCTTGCCTACCGCTTCCACGACGCGTTCACGCTCGGCGCGGGCGTCAGCTACGTGCTCGGCTTCGCGGAGCTGAGCCGCGTGCAGGACTTCGCGACGGTGGACGACGTGGCGCAGGCGCTCGCGAACCCACCCATCGCGCAGGCCAACGACTTCGGCCCGAACGCACCCGTGGGCGTCCGCGAGCTGGACGTGATGGCGCGTCGCATCGTCCTGCGGCGCGGGTTCGCGCACGCCATCACGTTCAACGTCGGCATCGGCTCGGAGCCCGTGGAGGGCCTGCGCCTGGGGCTCACCTACCAGCACTCCGCGCCGATGGACTTCCGGGGGCGGTTCGAGCTGGACATGGACGACGACTTCTTCACGCAGGACCTGGCCAGCCAGGGCCTCGCCTATCAGCCGCGGGTGCGCGGCGACGCCGTCTTGAGCTTCCCTCTCCCGCGCTCGCTGCGCTTCGCGGCCAGCTACGACGTCAGCGAGCAGGTCGGGCTCGGCGTGGACGTCGCGTACACCTTCTGGTCCATGGTGGAGGACTTCAAGGTCACGCTGCGCTCCCCCGACCTGGCGCAGCCCGCCGTGGGCATCCCGGACACCACCACGGTCCGTCTGCCGCGCCGCTGGCGCAACACGCTGGGACTCGACGGCATCCTGCGCTGGGCACCCCGGCCCGACCTGCGCTTTTGGCTGCGGGGCGGGTACCGCCAAGCGGCGAGCCCTGACAGCACGATCGACGCTGCCTCGCCCGACGGTGACCGATTGGTGGGCGGGCTCGGTGGCGCGTACCGGGTGAGCGGCAATGTGTCGTTGTTGGTCGACCTGGGCGTGCAGCACGTGCTCGAACGCCACGTTGTCGGCAGTGACTTCGACTTGGCGAACGGCACGTACAACATGACGCTCGTGCACGGGGGCCTGTCGCTGCTGGTGGACCTCTCGCCGCGCTGA
- the mqo gene encoding malate dehydrogenase (quinone) yields the protein MANHDRDVVLIGAGIMSATLGALLRKLDPDLHLVVFERLDRAAAESSDAWNNAGTGHSGYCELNYTPRGQDGRVDCKKAQKIAAQFAQSLELWQALVAAGDLPDSPAFVRRVPHISFVTGDDVDFLRDRAAALRETPRFRDMEYTEERAAIAEWAPLLVDGRDPAERVAATRMRRGADVNFGLLTRELIDWLDRTPRTDVHLSTEVVDIARDGDRWLIGVRDLAKDLEYEVRARFLFIGAGGYSLDLLEATGIPEAKGYGAFPVSGQFMRCTNPAVIARHEAKVYGQAQVGAPPMSVPHLDTRFIDGERQLLFGPYAGITTKFLKTGSWTDLLGSIGIHNVGTMVGAGLANLDLTLYLAGQAMLSDAERMVHLRRFCPSGRDEDWEVQVAGLRVQILKSDGRGGGELRFGTEVVTSADGSVAALLGASPGASTAVAIMLELLERCFPERWASDAWQARLAALVPSVHAR from the coding sequence ATGGCGAACCACGACCGCGACGTCGTCCTGATCGGGGCGGGGATCATGAGCGCGACCCTCGGCGCGTTGCTGCGGAAGCTCGATCCCGACCTGCATCTCGTCGTCTTCGAGCGCCTCGATCGCGCCGCAGCGGAGAGCTCGGACGCCTGGAACAACGCCGGGACGGGGCACTCGGGCTACTGCGAGCTGAACTACACGCCGCGGGGCCAGGACGGGCGCGTCGACTGCAAGAAGGCCCAGAAGATCGCCGCGCAGTTCGCGCAGAGCCTCGAACTCTGGCAGGCGCTCGTCGCGGCGGGCGACCTCCCCGACTCGCCCGCCTTCGTTCGACGCGTGCCGCACATCAGCTTCGTCACCGGGGACGACGTCGACTTCCTGCGTGACCGCGCAGCTGCGCTGCGGGAGACGCCCCGCTTCCGCGACATGGAGTACACCGAGGAGCGCGCCGCCATCGCCGAGTGGGCGCCGCTGCTCGTCGACGGTCGCGACCCGGCCGAGCGTGTCGCGGCCACGCGGATGCGGCGCGGCGCCGACGTGAACTTCGGGCTCCTGACCCGCGAGCTGATCGACTGGCTCGACCGGACCCCGCGCACGGACGTGCACCTCAGCACCGAGGTCGTCGACATCGCGCGCGACGGGGATCGCTGGCTGATCGGCGTTCGCGACCTCGCGAAGGACCTCGAGTACGAGGTGCGCGCGCGCTTCCTCTTCATCGGCGCCGGCGGCTACTCGCTCGACCTGCTCGAGGCAACGGGGATCCCAGAGGCGAAGGGCTACGGCGCGTTCCCCGTGAGCGGTCAGTTCATGCGCTGCACGAACCCCGCGGTCATCGCGCGCCACGAGGCCAAGGTGTACGGGCAGGCCCAGGTCGGCGCGCCGCCCATGTCGGTGCCCCACCTCGACACCCGCTTCATCGACGGCGAGCGACAGCTGCTCTTCGGCCCCTACGCGGGCATCACCACCAAGTTCCTCAAGACGGGCTCGTGGACCGACCTCCTCGGGTCCATCGGCATCCACAACGTCGGGACCATGGTCGGGGCTGGCCTCGCGAACCTCGACCTGACGCTCTACCTCGCGGGGCAGGCGATGCTGTCCGATGCCGAGCGCATGGTGCACCTGCGGCGCTTCTGCCCGAGCGGCCGCGACGAAGACTGGGAGGTGCAGGTGGCGGGCCTCCGCGTGCAGATCCTCAAGAGCGACGGGCGCGGCGGCGGCGAGCTGCGCTTCGGGACGGAGGTCGTCACCAGCGCCGACGGCAGCGTCGCCGCGCTCCTCGGCGCATCCCCAGGGGCTTCGACGGCGGTCGCGATCATGCTCGAGCTCTTGGAGCGCTGCTTCCCCGAGCGATGGGCGTCCGACGCATGGCAGGCGCGCCTCGCCGCGCTCGTCCCCTCGGTCCACGCACGCTGA
- a CDS encoding type II toxin-antitoxin system VapC family toxin has translation MTRVLDASVVVAALVDQGPDGRWAEAELLDAQLAAPHLLLVEVASILRRMARAGQISDDIAALAHDDLLRLPVELFPYEPVAARAWELRPNLTSYDAWYVALAEQLEAPLATLDARLRGAVGPTCAFRTPP, from the coding sequence ATGACTCGCGTGCTGGACGCCTCGGTGGTGGTCGCCGCGTTGGTCGACCAGGGACCAGACGGTCGGTGGGCCGAGGCCGAGCTGCTGGACGCCCAGCTGGCCGCCCCACACCTCCTTCTGGTCGAGGTCGCCAGCATCCTGCGACGCATGGCGCGGGCGGGACAGATCTCGGACGACATCGCCGCGTTGGCACACGACGACCTGTTGCGGCTGCCGGTCGAGCTCTTCCCCTACGAACCCGTCGCAGCCCGAGCGTGGGAGCTGCGGCCGAACCTCACCAGCTACGACGCGTGGTACGTCGCGCTGGCCGAGCAGCTGGAAGCACCACTCGCCACCCTGGACGCCCGGCTCCGTGGCGCCGTGGGGCCCACGTGCGCGTTCCGAACGCCGCCCTGA
- a CDS encoding transposase produces MAHEHGSVARREAGLSVGEIARAHGERVRAEHALSPEQHKVLRAIERCRTAALGGHLHACPACGFQQPRYNSCRNRHCPGCQALTQLRWLEARRERILDTGYFHVVFTIPEALRNLFARERRAMYGLLMEAARRSLLAMAADPKRLGALPAITLVLHTWTRELLYHPHVHAVVSAGGYDLAGQRWVPVRRNGRYLFPVRALAKLVRGMVREVILPALDAGTLVLPPDEVEPVRRALFETRWHVYAKAPFAGAQQVFGYLGRYTHRVGVSNARLIRYDGEAVTFATKDGKTCTLHAVDFLARLLRHTLPRGFHKIRHAGLVSTNHVRALSLARAQAALAGASTSARGVELDARQSPRTWVELMLALHGRDPLRCPHCDTPLLVLPLSTSMPTRVEGIDSS; encoded by the coding sequence ATGGCGCACGAGCACGGGTCTGTGGCCCGGCGCGAGGCTGGGCTGAGTGTGGGTGAGATCGCGCGCGCTCACGGAGAGCGCGTGCGCGCGGAGCATGCGCTGAGCCCGGAGCAGCACAAGGTGCTGCGGGCCATCGAGCGCTGTCGGACGGCGGCGCTCGGCGGGCATCTGCACGCGTGCCCCGCCTGTGGCTTTCAGCAGCCTCGCTACAACTCGTGTCGCAACCGGCACTGCCCGGGGTGCCAGGCGCTCACGCAGCTGCGCTGGCTCGAGGCGAGGCGCGAACGCATCCTCGATACGGGGTACTTCCACGTGGTCTTCACCATTCCCGAGGCGCTGCGCAACCTGTTCGCGCGCGAGCGCCGGGCCATGTACGGGCTCCTGATGGAGGCGGCGCGCCGCAGCCTGCTTGCGATGGCGGCCGACCCGAAGCGGCTCGGTGCGCTGCCCGCCATCACGCTGGTGCTGCACACATGGACCCGCGAGCTGCTCTACCACCCTCACGTGCACGCCGTGGTTAGCGCTGGCGGCTACGACCTCGCCGGTCAGCGCTGGGTTCCGGTGCGCCGCAACGGCCGGTACCTCTTCCCCGTGAGGGCTCTCGCCAAGCTCGTCCGAGGCATGGTGCGTGAGGTCATCCTGCCGGCGCTCGACGCGGGCACGCTGGTGTTGCCGCCCGACGAGGTGGAGCCCGTGCGGCGCGCGCTCTTCGAGACGAGGTGGCACGTCTACGCGAAGGCGCCGTTCGCGGGGGCGCAGCAGGTCTTCGGTTACCTCGGGCGCTACACGCATCGCGTCGGCGTCTCGAACGCCCGCCTCATCCGCTACGACGGCGAGGCGGTGACCTTCGCCACCAAGGACGGGAAGACCTGCACGCTCCACGCGGTGGACTTCCTCGCTCGCCTCCTGCGCCACACCTTGCCCAGGGGCTTCCACAAGATCCGTCATGCTGGCCTCGTCTCCACCAATCACGTCCGCGCCCTCTCCCTCGCGCGCGCACAGGCCGCTCTCGCTGGCGCCTCGACGTCTGCACGTGGGGTGGAGCTCGACGCGCGCCAGAGCCCGCGCACTTGGGTCGAACTCATGCTGGCCCTCCACGGCCGTGACCCATTGCGCTGCCCCCACTGCGACACGCCGCTGCTCGTGCTCCCGTTGTCGACGTCGATGCCGACGCGCGTTGAAGGGATCGACTCGTCATGA
- a CDS encoding tyrosine-type recombinase/integrase, translating to MGEVRDRMEQDLFLRGVAANTRETYLRYAKQFVAFHRRDARQLDTEDVRAWVMHLRGAGRAPRSINVALSALRFLFGVTLRRPEVMHSIRRVVEHDTQPAILSGSEVQRLLDAIERPRDRALVMLLYGSGLRISEALSLTMTDVDSGRGVLTIRHTKSRRDRIVPLPAVTLEALREWMRLRRHRSEGLFPGRKGRASLTREAVHKLLRLAAARAGLTKRVYPHLLRHSFATHLLELGADLRSVQILLGHRSIQSTTRYTHLSEARRQSLVNPLAVLGTPDGARLA from the coding sequence ATGGGCGAAGTACGAGACCGAATGGAGCAGGACCTGTTCCTGCGCGGGGTGGCGGCGAACACGCGGGAGACGTACCTGCGGTACGCGAAGCAGTTCGTGGCGTTCCACAGGCGGGACGCGCGCCAGCTGGACACGGAAGACGTGCGCGCGTGGGTGATGCATCTTCGAGGAGCAGGTCGTGCTCCGAGGAGCATCAACGTGGCGCTCAGCGCGCTGCGCTTCCTGTTCGGGGTGACGTTGCGTCGCCCCGAAGTCATGCACTCGATCCGCCGCGTGGTGGAGCACGACACGCAGCCCGCCATCCTCTCCGGCAGCGAGGTGCAGCGGCTGCTCGACGCCATCGAGCGCCCTCGCGACCGTGCCCTCGTCATGCTGCTCTACGGCTCAGGGCTGCGCATCTCCGAGGCGCTGTCGCTGACGATGACCGACGTGGATTCGGGACGCGGTGTGCTCACCATCCGCCACACGAAGAGCCGTCGCGACCGTATCGTGCCGCTGCCGGCCGTCACGCTCGAGGCGCTGCGAGAGTGGATGCGCCTGCGTCGCCACCGGAGCGAGGGCCTGTTTCCAGGGCGCAAGGGTCGGGCGTCGCTGACGCGCGAGGCGGTGCACAAGCTGCTGCGTCTCGCGGCGGCGCGCGCGGGTCTCACCAAGCGCGTCTATCCGCACCTGCTGCGCCACAGCTTCGCGACCCATTTGCTCGAGCTCGGCGCCGACCTCCGGTCCGTGCAGATTCTGCTGGGGCACCGGTCCATCCAGAGCACCACCCGCTACACGCACTTGTCCGAAGCGCGCCGTCAGTCGCTCGTGAATCCATTGGCCGTGCTCGGGACACCTGACGGGGCACGACTCGCGTAG
- a CDS encoding transposase produces MILSLVDEAVRSGARHQKACEVVELPARTLQRWREQGPEGGDDRRKGAKTPPANKLSEAERAKVVEVATSAPMRDLSPRQIVPRLADQGDYLCSESTMYRVLEEHGLKAHRGPVKARTNKRPKARVATGPNQLLCWDITYLPAAVRGKFYYLYVFLDVWSRKIVGWGVNEQESDDFA; encoded by the coding sequence GTGATCCTCTCCCTCGTCGATGAAGCCGTCCGCTCCGGAGCGCGTCACCAGAAGGCCTGCGAGGTCGTCGAGCTGCCCGCGCGGACACTCCAGCGCTGGCGCGAGCAGGGCCCCGAGGGCGGGGATGACCGCCGCAAGGGGGCGAAGACGCCGCCGGCCAACAAGCTGAGTGAGGCGGAGCGCGCGAAGGTGGTGGAGGTCGCCACGAGTGCGCCCATGCGGGACCTCTCGCCGCGGCAGATCGTGCCGCGCCTCGCCGACCAGGGCGACTACCTGTGCTCGGAGTCCACCATGTACCGGGTGCTCGAGGAGCACGGCCTGAAGGCGCATCGTGGGCCCGTGAAGGCGCGCACGAACAAGCGCCCGAAGGCCCGCGTGGCGACGGGCCCGAACCAGCTTCTCTGCTGGGACATCACGTACCTTCCCGCTGCGGTCCGCGGGAAGTTCTACTACCTGTACGTTTTCCTCGACGTGTGGAGCCGCAAGATCGTGGGCTGGGGCGTGAACGAGCAGGAGTCCGACGACTTCGCCTGA
- a CDS encoding transposase, producing the protein MGRYSNEFKQSMIRKLMLPGGPSATALAETSGVSQATLSRWLREAASVALVANDTDKKPPPREGRRPEDWSPDERLRVVRETAGLTGAELGKYLRREGLHEATVSEWRGQALAALGGNRARTKEQKRIRELERELTRKDKALAETAALLVLAKKVHALWGDEDDDTPGKSGK; encoded by the coding sequence ATGGGTCGATATTCGAACGAGTTCAAGCAGAGCATGATCCGTAAGCTGATGTTGCCAGGCGGGCCCTCCGCGACGGCGCTGGCGGAGACCAGCGGGGTCTCCCAGGCCACCCTCTCGCGGTGGCTGCGAGAAGCCGCTAGCGTAGCGCTCGTGGCAAACGACACCGACAAGAAGCCGCCCCCTCGGGAGGGCCGCCGCCCGGAGGATTGGTCTCCGGACGAGCGGCTCCGGGTGGTGCGAGAGACCGCGGGGCTGACGGGCGCAGAGCTCGGTAAGTACCTGCGCCGGGAGGGCCTGCACGAGGCCACCGTGAGCGAGTGGCGGGGGCAGGCGCTGGCCGCTCTCGGAGGCAACCGCGCACGGACGAAGGAGCAGAAGCGCATCCGCGAGCTCGAGCGCGAGCTCACGCGCAAGGACAAGGCGCTGGCGGAGACGGCGGCGCTGCTGGTGCTCGCAAAAAAAGTCCACGCGCTCTGGGGGGACGAGGACGACGACACACCGGGGAAGAGCGGCAAGTGA
- a CDS encoding serine/threonine protein kinase translates to MTLSWSKPRACEIDTNRIPDGGHTMYPPRRPMTPPVDRNVGRCIGGDFDVQRFIAAGGIGSVYEATQRSTGKPRAIKLMHGWLASDDKMRGRFIDEARIAGSLDSDHVVEIVSAGIDDELGVPWIAMELLRGQTLADFINNHGALSLADCCEVLTQARHGLQMAHERHLVHRDLKPDNLFVADPRRLGVPFTIKVLDFGIAKWVQDARDGNKNSQVIGTPLWMAPEQLSQVASIAPATDVWAIGLLAFWMLTGHEYWLTASDPDSTVSSMIVELVAGACATASQRIEELGAQSPFPEGFDEWFARCTQIDSLQRFPDAATCIDALEPLLRARPPHDQRAAEGSLSASVSRAVPSTRELDAAFESLAPSVIRSADFQAHAQTAALDVSSLVAGPPVLAGSAAPPTPRLTVRRLAAGEPENLLWAGTEGARRFLPLAELLSTALPVGAARRSGRQVTVGAGDAVELPARTFPDRIQAAVRHVCLVLGVYPASTLVEAGRPSEAFTIESVTPPRLGVSPALLEEVSTERLRAHAAVAVARTLPAFAVRGLLDSADALESARKAALTLARGAVSGSPLYRPLVSHLGPRRNELAEALELAEDTSAQDFWCGVELTVARLALLCSVDHEAVLHATGAVPFTESSDSVLAELRRFEQSPNFDGFWYQPSN, encoded by the coding sequence ATGACGTTGTCATGGAGTAAACCCCGTGCTTGTGAAATCGATACGAATCGAATCCCAGACGGCGGCCACACTATGTATCCTCCACGCCGGCCCATGACCCCCCCAGTCGATCGGAACGTTGGCCGCTGCATTGGCGGCGACTTCGACGTGCAGCGCTTCATCGCTGCCGGCGGTATCGGCTCGGTGTACGAGGCCACCCAGCGGTCCACCGGAAAACCACGCGCCATCAAGCTGATGCACGGCTGGCTCGCCTCCGACGACAAGATGCGCGGTCGCTTCATCGACGAAGCGCGCATCGCTGGGAGCCTCGACAGCGACCACGTTGTGGAGATCGTGTCCGCGGGCATCGACGACGAGCTCGGGGTGCCCTGGATCGCTATGGAGCTCCTGCGGGGTCAGACCCTCGCCGACTTCATCAACAACCACGGGGCTCTCTCGCTGGCCGACTGTTGCGAAGTCCTCACCCAGGCACGTCATGGCCTCCAGATGGCGCACGAACGCCACCTCGTTCATCGCGACCTCAAGCCCGACAACCTCTTCGTCGCCGACCCTCGGCGCCTTGGTGTTCCATTCACCATCAAGGTCCTGGATTTTGGCATCGCGAAGTGGGTTCAAGACGCGCGCGACGGGAACAAGAATTCGCAGGTCATCGGCACTCCGCTGTGGATGGCGCCGGAGCAGCTCTCGCAAGTCGCGAGCATCGCACCGGCGACCGACGTGTGGGCCATCGGCCTGCTGGCGTTCTGGATGCTCACGGGCCACGAGTATTGGCTCACCGCGAGTGATCCTGACAGCACGGTCAGCTCCATGATTGTCGAGCTGGTCGCTGGTGCGTGCGCGACCGCCTCTCAGCGAATCGAGGAGCTGGGTGCGCAGTCGCCTTTCCCGGAAGGCTTCGACGAGTGGTTCGCGCGCTGCACGCAGATCGATTCCTTGCAGCGTTTCCCAGACGCCGCTACGTGCATCGACGCGCTCGAGCCTCTGCTCCGCGCGCGGCCTCCGCACGACCAACGCGCCGCTGAAGGCTCGCTGAGCGCGTCCGTCAGCAGGGCTGTACCAAGCACCCGGGAGCTCGACGCAGCCTTCGAAAGCCTCGCCCCGAGTGTCATCCGCTCGGCGGACTTCCAAGCTCACGCCCAGACGGCCGCGCTGGACGTGTCCTCGCTCGTCGCGGGCCCGCCGGTGTTGGCGGGGTCGGCTGCCCCTCCGACGCCGCGCCTGACCGTGCGCCGGCTGGCGGCTGGTGAGCCGGAGAACCTGCTCTGGGCCGGTACAGAAGGGGCCCGACGTTTCCTTCCCCTAGCGGAGCTGCTCTCGACCGCGCTGCCGGTTGGGGCGGCGCGCCGCTCCGGGCGTCAGGTCACGGTTGGCGCAGGCGACGCAGTCGAGCTGCCGGCACGGACCTTTCCAGACCGGATTCAGGCGGCCGTGCGGCACGTCTGCTTGGTCTTGGGGGTCTACCCGGCCTCGACCCTCGTCGAGGCCGGCCGGCCGAGCGAGGCGTTCACCATCGAGTCCGTCACGCCACCCCGGCTCGGTGTGTCGCCAGCTCTGTTGGAGGAGGTGTCCACCGAGCGGCTGCGGGCCCACGCGGCAGTCGCCGTGGCGCGCACGCTCCCGGCGTTCGCCGTGCGCGGGTTGCTCGACTCCGCCGACGCGCTCGAGTCAGCACGCAAGGCGGCCCTCACCCTCGCGCGCGGCGCGGTGTCGGGGAGCCCACTCTACCGGCCCCTTGTTTCGCATCTTGGTCCTCGCCGGAACGAACTCGCGGAAGCCCTGGAGCTTGCCGAGGACACCTCTGCGCAAGACTTCTGGTGCGGGGTCGAGCTCACCGTCGCGCGCCTCGCGCTCCTCTGCTCGGTCGACCACGAAGCCGTCCTCCACGCGACGGGCGCCGTTCCCTTCACGGAATCCTCCGACAGCGTCCTCGCCGAGCTGCGACGTTTCGAGCAGTCACCCAACTTCGACGGATTCTGGTACCAGCCCTCGAACTGA
- a CDS encoding nitric oxide dioxygenase, with the protein MLTDEQKALITENWRLAVPIADTIADLFYRRLFQLRPEYKALFGEDMASQKQKLLQMLAFVVRSLQWGGASWSDDVPPDDDLFLVLLALGRRHSNLYEIPDEAYEPVLDSLLWTLDYGLGKAFNEDASVAWTQAMLLISNTMILGRYSVDEAKRIRTSQIGNA; encoded by the coding sequence ATGCTGACCGACGAGCAGAAAGCCCTCATCACTGAGAACTGGCGCTTGGCGGTGCCCATCGCGGACACCATCGCCGACCTGTTTTACCGCCGCCTCTTCCAACTCCGCCCGGAATACAAGGCGCTGTTCGGCGAGGATATGGCGAGTCAGAAGCAGAAGCTGCTCCAGATGCTGGCCTTCGTCGTACGGTCGCTGCAGTGGGGTGGCGCGTCGTGGTCGGATGACGTCCCGCCTGATGATGACCTCTTCCTCGTGCTGCTCGCGCTTGGGCGCAGGCACTCAAACCTCTACGAGATCCCGGACGAGGCGTACGAGCCCGTCCTGGATTCGCTGCTTTGGACGTTGGACTACGGGCTTGGCAAAGCGTTCAACGAGGACGCCAGCGTTGCATGGACGCAGGCCATGTTGCTGATCTCCAACACCATGATTCTCGGGCGCTACTCGGTGGACGAGGCCAAGCGCATCCGAACCAGCCAAATCGGAAACGCTTGA